CTATATACATGATAATGACTCATGAGCATGTAGCGGAGAAGCTATATGCAGAACTGATCGTTGGAAGATGTCCGATCAAAAGAAGATAATGTGTTATTGCATCAGTATGACGCAGAGGATCCTAAATCAGTTAATCGGAGAGCAATCCAATTTGCAGGGCTTCTTAATTATGATTCATTGGGAAAATTATACTACTTGCATGCTGTCATTACCGAAACTATTCAATTGTACCCTGCAGTTCCTCACGTTAGTATACCTGATTTTTGTTGCATAAAACAGAGGATATATAAAGATATGTAGATAAACAATTCCAGAGCATATATAAATAAAGAAAGTTACAAAGATACTTGTTCAATATCTCTTGGTTCCTTAAAATTTGTTAGTCCAATATCTTCTTTAGTTGCATGTGCACCAcctgataataataaaaaacaaatatgtTTATACTTTAAAACTTGCTCCAATACTCCAGGTAATAGTGCAATACAAATTCCGAAGCATAATTTCTACTTACTCACGTTCACTTCTCTATTCAAAACTAGAGGACAAATTCTCAATCCACATATAATACAATATGGTTCCTTAGAAGAGACATATTAAATAACCAATCAAGTAATTTCTAGTGATACCAAAAGGGACACATTGAAAATACATGAGCAGAAAATATATGTGCACATCAAAAAAATCGATCagcaagaaaatatttaatattgaACTTGACGAAACAGACAACATCaatttaaatctaaagcaacagTCTTTAATGTGTTTCTAGCTATTAATAAATAAATGGCTAAGCTATTTTCTATTTGAATTAGAATAAAACTCATGAtgtgtcttcaaaatcaaactcttCATCTGATTCAATTTCAAGTTGTTGTGCTAGAAATCCTTCTGGAGGTACATCAAGAATGGTTGCTGGAACATCACTCCTTACTAAGACAACTTCACCATTATCCTCCGGTATAGATGGGCCAACCAAATATTCAAATGGCTCATTTTCATAATAGTGTGGGGCATTAGATTCAAGTTCATCACTTATGCTAAACAAGTCTCTCGGCACAGTCTTCATGACATAATATCTATCTTGATCATATGGATCTTGCACATAGAAGCATTGGTGTACTTGATATGCTAGGACAAAAGGCTCATTCTGATAACATTTCTTGTTGAAGTAGACATAAGTAAGGCCATAAATATCTTCTTCAACCTCATACCAATCACACTTAAATAAGACAACCTTAAAATGGCCATAATAGTCTAACTCAAATATATCAACTATTCTACCATAATATGTCATGTTTGCGTCAACCGGATTTTTATCTTTTGAGCTTGCAAAACTTGTAGTTAGGGCGACTAATGTAACACCACTATTTTGTATTTTACGTCTTGCATCACGCTGCCTCGTATGGAATCTATATCCATTAATGAGATACCCAAAATATCTTTTAGCAATTGAATTTGGTCCAATGGACAATTGCTTAATAAGATCGGGCACATCCTCTTTCAAAGAACGAATTTCAAACCATTGAGAGAAGTTTTGACTGTGATTCTTGGCCTTGCTCCATTTAGATCCTCGTCTCTGATTACTAACCTCAACTTCATATTCTCTACACAACAAGTAATTTTTTTTGTTagtaaaatgataaataaagTAATTTAATAACAACCTACATAAATAAATGCTATAAGTGattatattaccttatatattctTGAACTTCGTCACAATTGTTCAATAAGTATATATGTGCCTGATTTAGTGACATGTCATCTAAAACAATTGGATCACTCTTTTTTGCTCCTAAAGGACAACCTGTATTAGGGAACAAACTAGAAGCTTGTGCATTAATTGAATCATATTCATCATTATTTCGGGGTCTTCGATTAAATCGAGTCTTTACACCTCCATATAAGTGCCTAGAGCATAAAGTCAAACACTCTTCAACCAACATGCCTCAGCAATAGATCCTTCTGGATAATTTCTGTTGCGAACATATGATTTTAATGTACACTTATATCTTTCAGGAGGATACATCCATCGATTTTGAATTGGACCTCCCAACCTTACCTCATTCGCCAAATGAATAGGCAAATGAATCATTATATCAAAAAAAGTTAGAGGAAAAATTCTTTCCAATTGATTCGTAGTTTCTCTAATCTCTACTTCCAAGCAATCTAGCTCTTCCATTGTGATAACTTTTTGACATAAATAGAGAAAGAAAGAACTTAGATGAATCAAAGGGATAGCAACATGATCAGGAAGTTTGCTTTTAACTAGTATTGGCAACAAGTAATGTAACATGAAGTGGGCATCATGGGTTTTATAACCGGATAATTTTCTTTCATCTAGCTGCACACACCTGGATATATTGGAAGCACTACCATCAGGTAGCTTTGCTGTCTTTAAAACACCACAAAAAACTGATTTTTCACCATTGGTCATTGAGAAGCATGCTTTTGCAAACTTTGTTCTCTTGCCATCCTTTGTATCCTTTGGCTGAAGGTTCTTCCTAATGCCCATCTCTTTAAGATCATAACGAGCATTTGCATGATCCTTTGTCTTTCCAAGAATGTCCAAAAGAGTTCCAATTACATTATCCACAATATTTTTCTCTATATGCATTACGTCAAGGTTATGACGTAACGAGTTGTGCTGCCAATAAGGTAATTCGAAAAAAATTGACCTTTTTTCCAAGGGCCATCATTTGTTCTCTTTCGCTTATTCCCAAACACATTGTTAAAATTCTTTAAGCTATTAAGCACATCAGTTCCCTTCAACAAAGACGAAGGAGGCCTAAATTCTATTTTTCCATTGAAAGACCTTTATTAGATCTCCACGGATGATCCATAGGCAGAAAAACTCAATGATCTATATAACACATTTTTCGACTATGTTTAAGATAACGAGAATTAGTGCCATAATTACAACAAGGGCAAGCCAATTTCCCTTTGTACTCCAACCAGATAACATAGCATATGCAGGAAAGTCACTGATTGTCCATAAAAGAGCTGCTCGCATTTGAAAGGTTTGATCTCTTGAAGCATCATATGTTTCTACCCCGGACTCCCACAACACATTTAACTCTTCtattaatgattgtaaataaacGTCAATGTCATTTCCAGGTGATCGTGGCCCAGGTATAAGCAAAGAAAGCATACAGTATTCTGGCTTCATGCACATCCAAGGAGGCAAATTATACACCATTAAAATAACTGGCCATGTGCTATGAGATATGTTCATGGTCCGAAATGGATTGAACCCGTCACTTGCTAAGCCAAGTCTCAAATTGCGAGAATCCCTTGCAAATTCTGAATGCAAGCTATCAAAGTCTTTTCATGCTTGCCCATCAGCAGGATGCCTTAACTTTCCATCTTTAGAACGCTCCTCGTCATGCCACCTCAATGTATATGCTTGTCTTTGAACACATAAATAgctttttgagtctaataattaATGGAAAGTATCTCAAAATTTTCGCTGGAACACGATAACCTTTTTTGGAAGTCTCAAGCTCGCTATCTACTTCATCACTATCTAGTTCAGGATATTTAATATATCGAGAAGCTCCACGGACATGACAATATTCATCATCCTTATGGTCATTCCTAAATTGCATGCAATCATTGGGACATGCATCAATATTTTCATAATCAAGACCGAGATCCTTTACcatatatttggctttattgtaGGATATAGGAATATTCAACTCAGGCATCGCCTCTTTTAATAGCTCTAAAAGAGAAGCGAAAGACGCATTGCTCCATCCATGTAGACACTTCAACAAATACAGACGGATTGTGAAAGATAATCTAGAGAATCCTTTACAACCAGGATATAGTTCTTGGCTTGCCTCGTCAACTAAGTTAGAGAATTTATTGGCATATTCATTTGGACCTTCATACACTCCTTCGGAATGTGCAACATCTCTAAATTGATCATTCAACAACCCATCAATATCATCGTACGAGGAAACATTATCATCCATGTCACAATTAACATTCATCTAAATTTTCCATTCCCCATGATTAATCCATCTTGTATAACCTTGAACAAATCCATAGCATATTAGATGATCATACACTGCATTCTTTTGAGTCCATAGGATATTACAACATTTTGTACATGGGCATTGAATTTCTTTGCCTTGAGGATCTCCATAAGAGTAAGCAAAATTTAAGAAAGATTGAACACCCTCGACATACTCTTTGCTATATCTTGGTAAATCCATCCATTCCTTGGATGGAACATTTGAATTCCTAAAAATTAAATTTATTAGATATTCAAATATATAATCATTTAAGCATTGACTATattgtaaaactaaatcctaaacgtcaagaataaatttgtaaaatcaCGTGTTGTAAAACAATAAGACTTTCTTACCTCGTCATGACACTTAAGCTAAGACAAATCCAACTTCAAGTCCACCACAAATCTTCCCGAGCGTGACTTATCTTCAAGAATAAAAAAGTAAAATTAGTAGGATACACCATAATAAGATTCTTATTTGTCAATTCTCTTTATTTTGCTAATTTACATTCTTATATGATGCTTGCCCATGTTAAGGTAATTACTAACTTGAAAGCTCTAGATTATGTGCACAGTAGAATTATTTTGAACAGAATGTACAATCATTAAAAATAGTGGGCGAAAGAGATTTAAGATTCTAGCAATTATCTGTATGTATTAAATAGAGATAAGATGGTGAAGGTCCATCCCTTTGTGAATAGGGCTGAGTGCAAATGACATACAAGATTGGAACAGAACGGCAACTAAGTTTATGAAAAAGAGAACCAAACAAAATAGCTGCATTTGAATGAGAAGTGTTTTGAGGCACTGTTCACAGGGAGAAGAAGCGAGAAGAAAAGAATCTCAGAAACTCCAGCTGCAAGGAACAAAGGGAATAACTGATATAGCACACACAACTTGATCAGACTCACAAACAAAGAAAGTCTTGATCGATAATTTTATTGTTTCTGGATCTTAAGAACTATTACTCAAATATATTCCTTTTAACATAAAGGAACAACAATTCTTATACAAACACAGAATTAAGTTCTTATATTTATCAATATAAAAGAGAAGCAGCCAAGCATTTACACCAATGATCATAAACATTTTCCTAAGAAATAATTTTGAGCAATGAATATATTTTTCACCAATATGGACAAAGGACTTCGTGACTCATGGAGCAAAGTCATCTTCCTATACATTTTTGTTAACTTTTAATGAAGTATTGAATATTATCAAAGCTATCCTGATGTTCTATCTTTCCCCTGGTATGATTTACTATAACTCACTTGCCCATGCAAATATCAAGATCTTCCATCTATGGGGCATATGCAATAATTGATCAATTAAACACGTTGTATAGTTAGAGTAGCTCTACAACTCAGTTGCCATAGATCTATACTATGGAATTCCAGATTTGGATATTGAGCATTGGGCTGTTTTTCTCATCTTGGAATATTCTTTTCAAATTGTATCATGAAGATTTGTGACTATAATGATTATTGATTTATTGGCATTGATATATATGCAAGAATGAAAAGagtaaaaaagtaaaaatgagataCTCCATATTACCATAATTTACTGAGAGTAATATCAAATCATGATCTTAATATATCAATATTTCATGTATACTATATTTACTAAGTGTAAGATCAAGTCATAATCTTAAAATATCAAATTTTCATGTTTCGATTTATCATAAAGAATCTAGTGAAAATTTATGTAAAACAACAAGTACAAGAAGCAACAGGT
This sequence is a window from Nicotiana sylvestris chromosome 3, ASM39365v2, whole genome shotgun sequence. Protein-coding genes within it:
- the LOC104215671 gene encoding uncharacterized protein, which encodes MHIEKNIVDNVIGTLLDILGKTKDHANARYDLKEMGIRKNLQPKDTKDGKRTKFAKACFSMTNGEKSVFCGVLKTAKLPDGSASNISRCVQLDERKLSGYKTHDAHFMLHYLLPILVKSKLPDHVAIPLIHLSSFFLYLCQKVITMEELDCLEVEIRETTNQLERIFPLTFFDIMIHLPIHLANEVRLGGPIQNRWMYPPERYKCTLKSYVRNRNYPEGSIAEACCPLGAKKSDPIVLDDMSLNQAHIYLLNNCDEVQEYIREYEVEVSNQRRGSKWSKAKNHSQNFSQWFEIRSLKEDVPDLIKQLSIGPNSIAKRYFGYLINGYRFHTRQRDARRKIQNSGVTLVALTTSFASSKDKNPVDANMTYYGRIVDIFELDYYGHFKVVLFKCDWYEVEEDIYGLTYVYFNKKCYQNEPFVLAYQVHQCFYVQDPYDQDRYYVMKTVPRDLFSISDELESNAPHYYENEPFEYLVGPSIPEDNGEVVLVRSDVPATILDVPPEGFLAQQLEIESDEEFDFEDTS